A single genomic interval of Phocoenobacter uteri harbors:
- a CDS encoding SufE family protein, protein MTQSEIYTQFEMCKIWEERYRLLIQLSRKLPKPTEQELASIPEIHGCESRLWFSFQLEPREIKAYSDARLMQGILMIVATVLVEKSVAELKDLNLQQIFDDLQITKHLTSTRLNGLQQIEKVIQQSL, encoded by the coding sequence ATGACTCAATCAGAAATTTACACCCAATTTGAAATGTGCAAAATTTGGGAAGAAAGATACCGTTTGTTAATTCAGCTTAGCCGTAAATTACCTAAACCAACGGAACAAGAATTAGCCAGCATACCTGAGATTCACGGTTGTGAAAGCCGTTTGTGGTTTTCCTTTCAGCTTGAGCCAAGAGAAATTAAAGCATACAGCGACGCAAGGTTAATGCAGGGAATTTTGATGATTGTGGCTACGGTACTTGTGGAAAAATCTGTTGCTGAGTTAAAAGATCTTAATTTACAACAGATTTTTGATGATTTGCAGATTACCAAACATTTAACCAGTACGCGTTTAAATGGATTGCAACAGATTGAAAAAGTGATTCAACAATCACTTTGA
- the thiI gene encoding tRNA uracil 4-sulfurtransferase ThiI, which yields MKFIIKLFPEIMIKSDSVRKRFIKILTSNIRNTLTKHDETVTVVRNWDFIEVRTKDETKKQLVLDLLQRTPGIHHILEVEETPFIDMHDIFEQTYLAVKDQLENKTFCVRVKRKGKHEFRSIDLERYIGGGLNQRIESAKVKLTKPEVTVRVDIDHDKMLFIRERYQGLGGYPIGTQEDVLSLISGGFDSGISSYMLLRRGSRVHYCFFNLGGAAHEIGVKQMAYHIWSRYSTSHKVRFIAVNFEDVVGEILEKVENGQMGVILKRMMVRAASKVAERFNIEAIVTGEALGQVSSQTLTNLRLIDKASERLVLRPLITHDKEQIIAMAKEIGTDDIAKSMPEFCGVISKNPTVKAIESKILEEENNFNFEILNQAVENADVLDIRDIAEQTEKEVVAVETTSEFSENDVVLDIRSPEEADETPFELEGVEVKHLPFYKLSSQFAELDQSKNYLLYCSRGVMSKLQALYLKENGFMNVKVFRA from the coding sequence ATGAAATTTATTATTAAACTTTTTCCTGAAATTATGATTAAAAGCGATTCGGTTCGTAAACGCTTTATCAAAATTTTAACCAGTAATATCCGTAATACCTTAACTAAACACGATGAAACAGTGACCGTTGTGCGTAATTGGGATTTTATTGAAGTCCGCACTAAAGATGAAACTAAAAAACAGCTTGTGTTAGATTTGCTACAACGCACCCCAGGTATTCATCATATTTTAGAAGTGGAAGAAACGCCTTTCATCGATATGCATGATATTTTTGAGCAAACTTATTTGGCGGTAAAAGATCAGCTAGAAAATAAAACCTTTTGTGTACGTGTAAAACGCAAAGGAAAACACGAATTCCGTTCAATTGATTTAGAGCGTTATATTGGCGGTGGTTTAAATCAGCGTATTGAATCTGCAAAAGTAAAATTAACCAAACCAGAAGTGACGGTTCGCGTTGATATTGATCACGATAAAATGCTATTTATTAGAGAACGTTATCAAGGGCTAGGTGGCTATCCAATCGGCACGCAAGAAGATGTACTTTCTCTGATTTCAGGCGGTTTTGATTCGGGCATTTCAAGTTATATGCTACTAAGACGTGGCTCTCGAGTGCATTACTGTTTCTTCAATTTAGGTGGAGCAGCTCACGAAATTGGCGTGAAACAAATGGCGTATCATATTTGGAGTCGTTATAGCACCTCTCACAAAGTGCGTTTTATTGCGGTTAATTTTGAAGATGTGGTTGGCGAAATCTTAGAAAAAGTTGAAAATGGTCAAATGGGTGTGATTTTAAAACGTATGATGGTTCGAGCAGCGAGTAAAGTTGCTGAGCGTTTTAATATTGAGGCTATTGTGACAGGAGAAGCCTTAGGACAAGTTTCAAGCCAAACCTTAACCAATTTACGTTTAATTGACAAAGCCTCTGAACGTTTAGTATTGCGTCCATTGATCACACACGATAAAGAACAAATTATTGCAATGGCAAAAGAAATTGGTACAGATGATATTGCCAAAAGTATGCCAGAATTTTGTGGTGTCATTTCTAAAAATCCAACGGTTAAAGCGATTGAAAGCAAAATTTTAGAAGAAGAAAATAACTTTAATTTTGAAATTTTAAACCAAGCGGTTGAGAATGCCGATGTTTTAGATATTCGAGATATTGCCGAACAAACAGAAAAAGAAGTGGTTGCCGTTGAAACCACCTCTGAGTTTAGTGAAAATGATGTAGTGCTAGATATTCGTAGCCCAGAAGAAGCGGATGAAACACCTTTTGAATTAGAAGGTGTGGAAGTGAAACATTTACCTTTCTATAAATTATCTAGCCAATTTGCGGAATTAGATCAGTCTAAAAACTATTTGCTGTATTGTAGTCGTGGTGTGATGAGTAAATTACAGGCACTTTATTTGAAAGAAAATGGTTTTATGAATGTGAAAGTATTTAGAGCATAA
- the sodC gene encoding superoxide dismutase family protein: MKKTLTVFLTCGISAATFANNLEMTDTMTPSIKVQMNALDLKNGNAPIGDITITESKHGLVFTPNLTGLMAGLHGFHIHQNPSCEPKEKNDKMVAGLAAGGHWDPMNAGQHGHPWEDNAHLGDLPALTVNHDGTATNPVLAPRLKHLDEVKGHAIMIHAGGDNHSDHPAKLGGGGPRMACGVIK, from the coding sequence ATGAAAAAAACATTAACTGTTTTCTTAACTTGTGGGATTTCTGCTGCTACTTTTGCTAACAACCTTGAAATGACTGATACAATGACACCATCAATCAAAGTGCAAATGAACGCCCTTGATCTTAAAAATGGCAATGCACCTATTGGTGATATTACTATCACGGAATCTAAGCACGGTTTAGTTTTTACACCGAATCTTACGGGGTTAATGGCTGGTTTACACGGTTTTCATATCCATCAAAATCCAAGTTGTGAGCCAAAAGAAAAGAACGATAAAATGGTTGCAGGCTTAGCCGCTGGTGGACATTGGGATCCGATGAATGCAGGACAGCACGGTCATCCTTGGGAAGATAATGCGCATTTAGGCGATTTACCAGCCCTAACAGTAAATCACGATGGAACAGCAACAAATCCTGTCTTAGCTCCACGTTTAAAACATTTAGATGAAGTAAAAGGTCACGCGATTATGATTCACGCTGGTGGAGATAATCACTCAGATCATCCTGCAAAATTAGGCGGTGGCGGTCCACGTATGGCATGTGGTGTGATCAAATAA
- a CDS encoding ribose-phosphate pyrophosphokinase, translating into MSDIQLFAGNAVPELANRIAERLYTSLGDATVSRFSDGEIQVQINENVRGGDIFIIQSTCAPTNDNLMELVVMIDALRRASAGRITAVIPYFGYARQDRRVRSARVPITAKVVADFLSSVGVDRVLTCDLHAEQIQGFFDVPVDNVFGSPVLINDILKKTDLVNPIVVSPDIGGVVRARAVAKLLNDTDMAIIDKRRPKANVAQVMHIIGDVKDRDCILVDDMIDTGGTLGKAAEALKERGARRLFAYATHPVLSGNAAKNLSNPALDEIVVTDTIALSPEIIALGKVRQLTLSSMLAEAIRRISNEESISAMFNA; encoded by the coding sequence ATGTCCGACATTCAACTCTTCGCTGGAAATGCAGTTCCAGAGCTTGCAAACCGAATTGCAGAACGCCTTTATACTTCGTTAGGAGATGCAACGGTTAGCCGTTTCAGCGATGGCGAGATTCAGGTGCAAATTAACGAGAATGTGCGTGGGGGAGATATTTTTATTATCCAGTCCACTTGTGCACCAACAAATGATAATTTAATGGAATTAGTTGTAATGATTGATGCGTTACGTCGTGCTTCGGCAGGTCGTATCACAGCTGTGATTCCTTATTTTGGTTATGCAAGACAAGATCGCCGAGTGCGTTCTGCTCGTGTGCCAATTACAGCAAAAGTTGTTGCTGATTTTCTTTCAAGTGTAGGTGTGGATCGCGTTTTAACTTGTGATTTACACGCAGAACAAATTCAAGGCTTCTTTGATGTACCAGTGGATAACGTGTTTGGTTCGCCAGTCTTAATCAATGATATTTTAAAGAAAACGGATCTGGTTAATCCAATTGTTGTATCACCAGATATTGGTGGTGTTGTGCGAGCAAGAGCAGTAGCGAAATTATTAAACGATACTGATATGGCAATTATTGATAAACGCCGCCCAAAAGCAAATGTAGCACAAGTAATGCACATTATTGGTGATGTTAAAGACCGTGATTGTATTTTAGTTGATGATATGATTGATACAGGTGGTACTTTAGGTAAAGCAGCAGAAGCGTTAAAAGAACGTGGTGCAAGACGACTATTTGCTTATGCAACACACCCTGTTTTATCAGGTAATGCGGCTAAAAATTTAAGCAATCCTGCATTAGATGAAATTGTGGTAACAGATACCATTGCATTGTCGCCAGAAATCATTGCATTAGGTAAAGTGCGTCAATTAACTTTATCTAGTATGCTTGCTGAAGCGATTCGCCGAATCAGTAATGAAGAATCTATTTCTGCAATGTTCAATGCATAA